Proteins found in one Microbacterium sp. SSM24 genomic segment:
- a CDS encoding ECF transporter S component, with protein sequence MSRVATSYLLTCAAIGVAGGVLLWAAGWLSTVLFATVPFASVALAGLWLLPATVALRLLERPLAGILVGVISGLVAFPFFGAAVWWALFAEIPFMLAIYRSWRTWQFYAGAVFVGIVYPIAAAVSFDLWTMPAWAVVAFFALTIVGCLVGVALGILIADQLKRAGVARLARRRGLASRGLGAGAGPSGQH encoded by the coding sequence GTGAGCCGGGTCGCGACGTCGTACCTGCTGACGTGCGCCGCGATCGGGGTGGCCGGCGGCGTGCTGCTGTGGGCGGCCGGATGGCTCTCGACCGTGCTGTTCGCGACCGTGCCGTTCGCCTCCGTGGCGCTCGCCGGGCTGTGGCTGCTGCCGGCCACGGTCGCCCTGCGCCTTCTCGAGCGGCCGCTCGCCGGCATCCTGGTGGGCGTGATCTCGGGACTCGTCGCCTTCCCGTTCTTCGGAGCCGCGGTGTGGTGGGCGCTGTTCGCCGAGATCCCGTTCATGCTCGCGATCTACCGCTCGTGGCGCACCTGGCAGTTCTACGCCGGCGCCGTGTTCGTGGGCATCGTGTACCCGATCGCCGCCGCCGTGTCGTTCGACCTGTGGACGATGCCGGCCTGGGCGGTGGTCGCGTTCTTCGCGCTGACGATCGTCGGATGCCTCGTGGGCGTCGCTCTCGGCATCCTGATCGCCGATCAGCTCAAGCGTGCCGGCGTCGCGCGCCTCGCGCGTCGGCGCGGGCTCGCTTCGCGCGGCCTCGGTGCCGGTGCGGGTCCGTCCGGCCAGCACTGA
- a CDS encoding ECF transporter S component, giving the protein MANPSRLSTSVLLTCAAIGVATGVLGGLAGWITLPLLAAVPVLYGFVLGVHVLPGIIAQEALRLPWVALITHGIAALVATAMAPIYAGQFFGTALLFGGIQELVAALVRYRSWAPWRFFVSAFVIGIVVAMAVFFAAHLGAMPLWAQILYLVLSLLGPVAWTAVGLAIGRALRRAGVPRRSRT; this is encoded by the coding sequence GTGGCCAACCCCTCCCGACTCTCGACGAGCGTTCTGCTCACCTGCGCCGCAATCGGGGTCGCGACGGGGGTTCTCGGGGGCCTGGCCGGATGGATCACACTGCCGCTCCTCGCGGCGGTGCCGGTGCTGTACGGATTCGTGCTCGGGGTCCATGTGCTTCCCGGCATCATCGCGCAGGAGGCGCTGCGCCTGCCGTGGGTCGCGCTGATCACGCACGGGATCGCGGCGCTCGTCGCGACGGCGATGGCGCCGATCTATGCGGGCCAGTTCTTCGGCACGGCACTGCTGTTCGGAGGGATCCAGGAACTGGTGGCCGCGCTCGTGCGATACCGCTCGTGGGCACCCTGGCGCTTCTTCGTCTCGGCGTTCGTCATCGGAATCGTGGTCGCGATGGCGGTGTTCTTCGCCGCCCACCTCGGCGCGATGCCGCTCTGGGCGCAGATCCTCTATCTCGTCCTGTCGCTCCTGGGACCGGTGGCCTGGACGGCCGTCGGCCTCGCGATCGGCCGAGCGCTCCGCCGCGCGGGTGTTCCGCGCCGCAGTCGCACCTGA
- a CDS encoding pirin family protein, with amino-acid sequence MTRLDTDDAPITEAPAACDGPRALLLEAREVPLGGVRAMSVRRALPQRDLPLVGAWCFLDRFGPQVTRMRVEPHPHIGLQTVTWPLVGEVRHRDSVGSDVTVRRGALNLMTSGDGISHSEYSVGADAAPLDALQLWVALPESRRHGAPAFEQHAVLPEVPLDAVQGDAGSATVVLGAFAGASSPATTYTPIVGAEIRVPAGSRVSLPLDPAWEHALIGVAGDAAVHAAPDAGSTGVDDAHLLYLGIRRSSVDVSSVTGATLFLLGGEPFEDDIVMWWNFVGRTHEEIVAARDAWESRDARFGRVIDHGDERIPAPPLPAVRLTRRRRRV; translated from the coding sequence ATGACGCGACTCGACACCGACGACGCCCCCATCACGGAGGCCCCCGCCGCGTGCGACGGTCCCCGCGCGCTGCTCCTCGAGGCGCGGGAGGTCCCGCTGGGCGGCGTCCGGGCGATGAGCGTGCGCCGCGCGCTGCCTCAGCGCGACCTGCCGCTCGTCGGCGCATGGTGCTTCCTCGACCGTTTCGGGCCGCAGGTCACGCGCATGCGCGTCGAACCGCACCCGCACATCGGGCTGCAGACGGTGACCTGGCCCCTCGTCGGCGAGGTGCGGCACCGCGACTCCGTCGGCAGCGACGTCACCGTCCGGCGCGGCGCGCTGAACCTCATGACCAGTGGCGACGGCATCTCCCATTCGGAGTACTCCGTGGGAGCGGATGCCGCGCCCCTCGACGCCCTGCAGCTGTGGGTCGCTCTTCCCGAGTCCCGTCGCCACGGTGCGCCCGCCTTCGAGCAGCACGCCGTGCTGCCCGAGGTCCCGCTCGACGCCGTGCAGGGCGACGCCGGGTCGGCGACGGTCGTGCTGGGAGCCTTCGCCGGCGCGAGCTCGCCCGCCACGACGTACACGCCGATCGTGGGCGCCGAGATCCGCGTGCCCGCCGGGTCCCGCGTCTCCCTGCCGCTCGACCCCGCGTGGGAGCACGCGCTGATCGGTGTGGCGGGGGATGCCGCGGTGCACGCCGCACCCGATGCCGGATCGACCGGCGTCGACGACGCGCACCTGCTGTATCTCGGCATCCGCCGTTCGTCGGTCGACGTGTCGAGCGTCACCGGCGCGACGCTCTTCCTGCTGGGCGGCGAGCCCTTCGAGGACGACATCGTGATGTGGTGGAACTTCGTCGGCCGCACCCACGAGGAGATCGTGGCGGCCCGCGACGCGTGGGAGTCACGCGATGCCCGCTTCGGGAGAGTCATCGACCACGGCGACGAACGCATCCCCGCCCCGCCGCTCCCCGCCGTGCGGCTCACGCGCCGACGCCGGCGGGTCTAG
- a CDS encoding energy-coupling factor transporter transmembrane component T: MTSASATARRAPVDPYAAQTPAAPVRFLYALNPLAKLGAPLPAMVLLVFVRDVATPIAFLALSYAILLVGVRFTARLAAALVALPVAAAVIGVGFSLWTDPSRVDQSVVVLQLGGWTLYGGALEVGLATGLRLAAIVALTLIAGLSTTGPDFVRATVQQLRVPYRIGYTALAAFRFVPRFGHELEVIRQAHRVRGAHGGRGPFAAVARWFGYIVPLMAGAIRHAERVALAMDARAFGAHPDRTERHLVPFRARDVVFIVLLWAASAAIFWAALHGAPPQTPGLLTHAHPWVPA, translated from the coding sequence ATGACCTCCGCGTCCGCCACCGCACGGCGCGCACCCGTCGACCCCTACGCCGCCCAGACGCCCGCCGCGCCGGTGCGCTTCCTCTACGCGCTCAATCCGCTCGCGAAGCTCGGCGCGCCCCTTCCCGCGATGGTGCTGCTCGTCTTCGTGCGCGACGTCGCCACGCCGATCGCCTTCCTCGCGCTGAGCTACGCGATCCTGCTCGTCGGCGTGCGCTTCACAGCGCGGCTCGCCGCCGCGCTCGTGGCGCTGCCCGTCGCCGCCGCGGTGATCGGCGTCGGATTCTCGCTGTGGACGGACCCGTCCCGCGTCGACCAGTCCGTCGTCGTGCTGCAGCTCGGCGGCTGGACGCTCTACGGCGGCGCGCTCGAGGTGGGCCTGGCGACCGGTCTGCGTCTCGCGGCGATCGTCGCGCTCACACTCATCGCGGGTCTGTCCACGACCGGTCCGGACTTCGTGCGCGCGACGGTGCAGCAGCTGCGTGTGCCGTACCGGATCGGCTACACCGCGCTCGCGGCGTTCCGCTTCGTGCCGAGGTTCGGCCACGAGCTCGAGGTGATCCGCCAGGCCCACCGCGTGCGCGGGGCGCACGGGGGACGCGGTCCGTTCGCCGCGGTGGCGCGCTGGTTCGGCTACATCGTGCCGCTCATGGCGGGCGCGATCCGGCACGCCGAGCGGGTCGCTCTCGCGATGGATGCGCGCGCCTTCGGCGCCCACCCCGACCGCACCGAGCGCCACCTTGTCCCGTTCCGCGCCCGCGACGTCGTCTTCATCGTGCTGCTGTGGGCGGCGTCGGCGGCGATCTTCTGGGCAGCACTCCACGGGGCTCCGCCCCAAACCCCCGGCTTGCTGACGCACGCCCACCCCTGGGTTCCGGCGTAG
- a CDS encoding acyl-CoA dehydrogenase family protein: protein MERDIYDEDHEAFRDVVKEFIKRYATDEKRRQWDADGEVDRATMLAAGEAGIIGLSVPEEFGGAGMLQDYRFRSVVLEETIGAGLGSLAGALGIQDDLAVPYIVHMGTQEQKEKWLPGMATGEVLGALAMTEPGAGSDLRGIKTTAKKVDGGYIVNGAKTFISSGKTADIVVTFVKTGEGNRPDAFSLLILEDGMEGFDHSKKLEKMGFHGWDTAELSFVDVFVPDANLIGGKEGLGFIQLMMNLPLERLSIGVAAAAACEAAFVWTRDYVLSREAFGQRIADFQNTRFQLADMATTVDVVWAYNDRAMMLYKDEKLTAEEAAKVKFWSTDREAELLDVGVQLHGGYGYITEYPIARAYLDARVHRIYGGTNEIMRDLVSRQIVGKK from the coding sequence ATGGAGCGCGACATCTACGACGAGGACCACGAGGCGTTCCGCGACGTCGTCAAGGAGTTCATCAAGCGCTACGCGACCGACGAGAAGCGCAGGCAGTGGGACGCCGACGGCGAAGTCGACCGGGCCACGATGCTCGCGGCCGGCGAGGCCGGCATCATCGGCCTGTCGGTGCCCGAGGAGTTCGGCGGCGCCGGCATGCTGCAGGACTACCGCTTCCGCTCGGTCGTGCTCGAGGAGACCATCGGCGCGGGACTCGGCTCTCTCGCCGGCGCGCTCGGCATCCAGGACGACCTCGCCGTGCCCTACATCGTGCACATGGGCACGCAGGAGCAGAAGGAGAAGTGGCTCCCCGGGATGGCGACCGGCGAGGTCCTCGGCGCGCTCGCGATGACCGAGCCCGGTGCGGGCTCCGACCTGCGCGGCATCAAGACCACCGCCAAGAAGGTCGACGGCGGCTACATCGTCAACGGTGCGAAGACCTTCATCTCGTCGGGCAAGACCGCCGACATCGTGGTGACGTTCGTGAAGACCGGTGAGGGAAATCGGCCGGATGCCTTCAGCCTGCTGATCCTCGAAGACGGCATGGAGGGCTTCGACCACAGCAAGAAGCTCGAGAAGATGGGCTTCCACGGCTGGGACACCGCCGAGCTCTCGTTCGTCGACGTCTTCGTTCCCGACGCGAACCTCATCGGCGGCAAGGAGGGTCTCGGCTTCATCCAGCTCATGATGAACCTGCCCCTCGAGCGTCTGTCGATCGGCGTCGCGGCGGCGGCCGCGTGCGAGGCCGCCTTCGTATGGACGCGCGACTACGTGCTCAGCCGCGAGGCCTTCGGCCAGCGCATCGCCGACTTCCAGAACACGCGCTTCCAGCTCGCCGACATGGCGACGACGGTCGACGTCGTCTGGGCGTACAACGACCGCGCGATGATGCTCTACAAAGACGAGAAGCTCACGGCCGAGGAGGCCGCGAAGGTCAAGTTCTGGTCGACCGACCGCGAGGCGGAGCTGCTCGATGTCGGTGTGCAGCTGCACGGCGGCTACGGCTACATCACCGAGTACCCGATCGCCCGCGCGTACCTCGACGCGCGCGTGCACCGCATCTACGGCGGCACGAACGAGATCATGCGCGATCTCGTGAGCCGTCAGATCGTCGGCAAGAAGTAG
- a CDS encoding ABC transporter ATP-binding protein yields MTAPERDPSAALAADTAAPLVRVRGLGVTHDGESVAAPASVTFDIAPGEVVLLLGPSGSGKSTLTLALNGLIPHAVPAAVVGSVEVDGLDTATSTVAELSTRVAMVFQDPDAQLVTGTLLDEVAFGPENLRMPVAEVLSRAEAALRRVGLWERRTENPDRLSGGGRQRLAIACALAMGSPLLVLDEPTANLDPQGIEEVYAALADLVASGDRAILLVEHNLDAAVGFVDRVVVLDHDGHLAADGSVDDVLRGRADDLHAMGVWLPVSTIAALRLRRAGYVLEPLPLTPVELHAALEAQPARTVLRTDRGLGARSGENPSAETVDPEHGTGAASAPLISVRGLTVHRGRTDVLHGVDLDVAAGEFVAVVGANGAGKTTLIQALAGVIPPPRGTVHVGGLDVGRSDARTLSSRIGFVFQNPEHQFIAHSVFDEVAHGLRLQHLSEAEVRERTIALLRRFGLEGRADAHPFLLSGGQKRRLSVGTALVAGAPVLVLDEPTFGQDRARADELLGLLGELNAEGTTVIVVTHDMQLVTEYAHRTVVLENGRVAAAGETADIFGDVDLIERAGLRLPPLRRALHDLARHPELASVARLADLPDGTEAPA; encoded by the coding sequence GTGACCGCACCCGAGCGCGACCCTTCCGCCGCGCTCGCGGCGGACACCGCGGCGCCCCTCGTGCGGGTGCGCGGACTCGGAGTGACGCACGACGGCGAATCGGTCGCGGCTCCGGCATCCGTGACGTTCGACATCGCACCGGGCGAGGTCGTGCTCCTGCTCGGGCCGAGCGGCTCGGGCAAGTCCACGCTCACCCTCGCGCTCAACGGCCTCATCCCCCATGCCGTCCCCGCGGCGGTCGTCGGCTCCGTCGAGGTCGACGGCCTCGACACCGCGACCTCGACCGTGGCCGAGCTGAGCACGCGCGTCGCGATGGTGTTCCAGGATCCCGACGCGCAGCTCGTGACCGGCACGCTCCTGGATGAGGTCGCGTTCGGGCCGGAGAACCTGCGGATGCCGGTGGCCGAAGTCCTCTCGCGGGCCGAGGCCGCCCTGCGCCGCGTCGGTCTATGGGAGCGCCGCACCGAGAATCCCGACCGCCTGTCCGGCGGAGGTCGCCAGCGCCTGGCGATCGCGTGCGCCCTCGCGATGGGATCCCCGCTGCTCGTGCTGGACGAGCCGACCGCGAACCTCGACCCGCAGGGCATCGAAGAGGTCTACGCCGCGCTCGCCGACCTCGTCGCCTCCGGCGATCGGGCGATCCTCCTCGTCGAGCACAACCTCGACGCCGCCGTCGGCTTCGTCGATCGCGTCGTCGTGCTCGACCACGACGGGCACCTGGCCGCCGACGGCTCGGTCGACGACGTGCTCCGCGGCCGTGCCGACGACCTCCACGCGATGGGCGTGTGGCTGCCGGTGTCGACGATCGCCGCCCTGCGCCTTCGCCGCGCGGGATACGTGCTCGAGCCCCTCCCGCTCACACCGGTCGAGCTGCACGCCGCGCTCGAGGCCCAGCCCGCCCGTACCGTTCTCAGGACCGATCGCGGTCTCGGGGCGAGATCGGGCGAGAATCCCTCCGCGGAGACCGTCGATCCTGAGCACGGTACGGGCGCGGCATCCGCTCCGCTCATCTCCGTGCGCGGGCTCACCGTGCACCGGGGACGCACCGACGTGCTGCACGGCGTCGACCTCGACGTCGCGGCCGGCGAGTTCGTCGCGGTCGTGGGAGCGAACGGCGCGGGCAAGACCACGCTCATCCAGGCGCTGGCCGGCGTGATCCCGCCGCCCCGCGGCACCGTGCACGTCGGCGGACTCGACGTCGGCCGGTCGGACGCCCGCACGCTCTCCTCGCGCATCGGGTTCGTCTTCCAGAATCCGGAGCACCAGTTCATCGCGCACTCGGTGTTCGACGAGGTCGCGCACGGCCTGCGGCTGCAGCATCTCTCCGAAGCGGAGGTGCGTGAGCGCACGATCGCGCTGCTGCGCCGCTTCGGGCTGGAAGGACGCGCCGATGCGCACCCGTTCCTGCTCTCGGGCGGGCAGAAGCGCCGGCTCTCGGTCGGAACCGCGCTCGTCGCCGGAGCACCCGTGCTCGTGCTCGACGAGCCGACGTTCGGGCAGGACCGCGCACGTGCCGACGAACTGCTCGGACTCCTCGGCGAGCTCAACGCCGAGGGCACCACGGTGATCGTGGTCACGCACGACATGCAGCTGGTGACCGAGTACGCGCACCGCACTGTCGTGCTCGAGAACGGACGCGTCGCCGCGGCGGGCGAGACTGCGGACATCTTCGGCGACGTCGACCTGATCGAGCGCGCGGGCCTGCGGCTGCCGCCGCTGCGGCGCGCGCTGCACGACCTGGCGCGGCATCCGGAGCTCGCCTCGGTCGCCCGGCTCGCCGACCTTCCGGACGGAACGGAGGCGCCCGCATGA
- a CDS encoding S8 family serine peptidase, with protein sequence MNAPIPIDLPAGRYIVLLDEAPVATYDGGEPGLAPTAPEDGAKLDASSKAVKQYSAFLQDRQKDVAAEAGVTPDGNLTITLNAFTANLTAGQAAKLAGNRGVQSVVPDEILHPDAVSSTEFLGLEGAGGVWEAVGGIGAAGAGTVVGVVDTGIAPENPSFAGSPLGTTVGAEPYLVGNTVTFNKADGGVFKSARVTGEQWSADDYSTKLIGAKYFSAGAAASGFDFGPDYLSPRDADGHGSHTASTAAGNHGVAAAVEGIDFGTISGVAPAAKVAAYKACFVGPDELVTTDDICALSDLMAAINAAAGDGVDVINYSIGGGAATTTFATEDTAFFNAAAAGIFVAVSAGNDGPGASTADHASPWYTTVAASTIPTYEGTVQLPNGFEVAGASISVPFGETVTAPVVYSGDVAKAGAAPAEAALCFLGTLDPAKVAGKIVVCDRGTNARVEKSQEVAAAGGVGMILVNVTAGSLDNDFHSVPTVHIDAQHRTALLNYVRNTAGATATLVGANVTGEETPTPVVAGFSSRGPMLADGSDILKPDVSAPGVAILAAEHNAEGEAPTFGFKSGTSMSSPQVAGLAALYLGERPLATPGEIKSAMMTTAYDTVDAAGAADADPFAQGAGHVDPTRFFDAGLIYDNGPVQWLQYLQGKGLYDSGSEPIDGSDLNLASIAIGSLSGPQTVTRTVRATTAGTYTATASVPGLTAVVQPASLTLAEGQTGTFTVTFTKTTAEAEQWATGFLTWTGPETVRSPIAVYPVTADAPENASGTGITGSTDVTITPGISGQLALNLGGLAPATLQTEPLFPNGDPVPGHTGNENTGDEDGYSYYIVDVPADSKLARFDLDSSDDEGSDLDLFVYRVVSPTDLRYYETWSSASGSADESVVLDDPTEGFYLVEAHVYNHTAPFTWDLTTAVVGTGGEGALTATPNPLPVTESTPTKYKLSWTGLKAETRYYGVVQYGDSAVRTILTVDSGAPAPVNTALPKITGSPKVGSTLKATAGSWTPKDVAITYQWLRDGAAIAGATATSYKVTKTDAGTTLSVRVTATQAGNANVGTADSAGVFVKFTSKTSVTMNRYVGTSAQDYKVTVKVTPSGGAAAAGTVTVWVNAKKYSGTLAGGTVTITLPKQSKGIRVVTAAYPGSATVEASAGLSGFLVTR encoded by the coding sequence GTGAATGCCCCGATCCCCATCGATCTGCCGGCCGGACGCTACATCGTCCTCCTCGACGAGGCCCCTGTCGCCACGTACGACGGCGGCGAGCCCGGCCTCGCGCCCACGGCTCCCGAGGACGGTGCGAAGCTCGACGCCTCGTCGAAGGCCGTCAAGCAGTACTCGGCCTTCCTGCAGGACCGGCAGAAGGACGTCGCGGCCGAGGCGGGCGTGACCCCCGATGGAAACCTGACCATCACCCTCAACGCCTTCACCGCCAACCTCACCGCGGGGCAGGCCGCCAAGCTCGCGGGCAACCGCGGTGTGCAGTCCGTCGTCCCGGATGAGATCCTCCACCCCGACGCCGTGTCATCGACCGAGTTCCTCGGTCTCGAGGGCGCCGGCGGCGTGTGGGAAGCGGTCGGCGGAATCGGCGCGGCAGGAGCGGGCACCGTCGTCGGCGTCGTCGACACCGGCATCGCACCCGAGAACCCCTCGTTCGCCGGCTCGCCCCTCGGCACGACCGTCGGAGCGGAGCCCTACCTCGTCGGCAACACCGTCACCTTCAACAAGGCGGACGGCGGAGTCTTCAAGAGCGCCCGCGTGACCGGCGAGCAGTGGAGCGCCGACGACTACTCGACGAAGCTGATCGGTGCGAAGTACTTCAGCGCCGGTGCCGCGGCATCCGGCTTCGACTTCGGCCCCGACTACCTGTCGCCGCGTGACGCCGACGGGCACGGGTCGCACACGGCCAGCACCGCCGCGGGCAACCACGGCGTCGCTGCCGCGGTCGAGGGAATCGACTTCGGCACGATCTCGGGTGTCGCGCCGGCCGCCAAGGTCGCCGCGTACAAGGCCTGCTTCGTCGGACCCGACGAGCTCGTCACGACCGACGACATCTGCGCCCTGAGCGACCTGATGGCCGCCATCAACGCCGCCGCAGGCGACGGTGTCGACGTCATCAACTACTCGATCGGCGGCGGCGCCGCCACGACGACGTTCGCCACCGAGGACACCGCGTTCTTCAACGCGGCGGCCGCGGGCATCTTCGTCGCGGTCAGCGCGGGCAACGACGGCCCCGGCGCATCCACGGCCGACCACGCGTCGCCCTGGTACACCACCGTCGCCGCCTCGACCATCCCCACCTACGAGGGCACCGTCCAGCTGCCCAACGGGTTCGAGGTGGCGGGAGCATCGATCTCCGTGCCGTTCGGCGAGACGGTCACCGCGCCGGTGGTCTACTCCGGTGATGTCGCCAAGGCCGGGGCCGCCCCGGCCGAGGCCGCGCTGTGCTTCCTCGGCACGCTCGACCCCGCGAAGGTCGCGGGCAAGATCGTCGTCTGCGACCGCGGCACGAACGCGCGCGTGGAGAAGTCGCAGGAGGTCGCCGCTGCGGGCGGCGTCGGAATGATCCTCGTCAACGTCACGGCGGGTTCGCTCGACAACGACTTCCACTCGGTGCCGACCGTTCACATCGACGCGCAGCACCGCACGGCGCTCCTGAACTACGTGCGCAACACTGCGGGTGCCACGGCGACGCTGGTCGGCGCGAACGTGACCGGCGAGGAGACCCCCACCCCGGTGGTCGCCGGGTTCTCGAGCCGCGGACCGATGCTGGCCGACGGCAGCGACATCCTCAAGCCGGATGTCTCGGCGCCCGGTGTCGCGATCCTCGCGGCCGAGCACAACGCCGAAGGCGAGGCGCCGACGTTCGGCTTCAAGTCCGGCACGTCGATGTCGTCGCCGCAGGTGGCGGGACTCGCCGCGCTGTACCTCGGCGAGCGTCCGCTGGCCACTCCCGGTGAGATCAAGTCGGCCATGATGACGACCGCGTACGACACGGTCGACGCCGCCGGAGCGGCCGACGCCGACCCGTTCGCGCAGGGCGCGGGTCACGTCGACCCGACGCGCTTCTTCGACGCCGGTCTGATCTACGACAACGGCCCCGTCCAGTGGCTCCAGTACCTGCAGGGCAAGGGTCTGTACGACTCCGGGTCCGAACCGATCGACGGCAGCGACCTGAACCTCGCCTCCATCGCCATCGGCTCGCTCTCGGGCCCGCAGACGGTGACGCGCACGGTGCGTGCGACCACTGCCGGCACCTACACCGCGACAGCTTCGGTCCCGGGTCTCACGGCGGTCGTCCAGCCCGCTTCGCTGACCCTCGCCGAGGGCCAGACCGGAACCTTCACGGTGACGTTCACGAAGACGACCGCGGAGGCCGAGCAGTGGGCGACGGGCTTCCTGACGTGGACCGGTCCCGAGACGGTGCGCTCGCCGATCGCCGTCTACCCGGTGACCGCCGACGCGCCGGAGAACGCCAGCGGCACGGGCATCACCGGAAGCACGGACGTGACCATCACGCCCGGCATCTCGGGGCAGCTCGCGCTGAACCTCGGCGGCCTCGCTCCGGCGACCCTGCAGACGGAGCCGCTGTTCCCGAACGGCGACCCGGTCCCGGGTCACACCGGCAACGAGAACACGGGTGACGAGGACGGCTACTCGTACTACATCGTCGATGTGCCGGCGGACTCGAAGCTCGCACGCTTCGACCTCGACTCGTCGGACGATGAGGGCTCGGACCTCGACCTCTTCGTGTACCGGGTGGTCTCGCCGACCGACCTGCGCTACTACGAGACGTGGTCGTCGGCCTCCGGCTCGGCGGACGAGTCCGTCGTTCTCGACGACCCCACCGAGGGCTTCTACCTGGTCGAGGCGCACGTGTACAACCACACGGCCCCGTTCACGTGGGACCTCACCACGGCGGTCGTCGGCACCGGGGGCGAGGGAGCGCTCACGGCGACTCCGAACCCGCTCCCGGTCACCGAGAGCACGCCGACGAAGTACAAGCTGTCGTGGACCGGTCTGAAGGCGGAGACCCGCTACTACGGCGTCGTGCAGTACGGCGACTCGGCGGTGCGGACCATCCTGACGGTGGACTCGGGTGCCCCGGCTCCGGTGAACACCGCGCTGCCGAAGATCACCGGATCGCCCAAGGTGGGCTCCACGCTGAAGGCGACGGCGGGCTCCTGGACGCCGAAGGACGTGGCGATCACGTACCAGTGGCTGCGTGACGGTGCGGCGATCGCGGGTGCCACGGCGACGTCGTACAAGGTGACCAAGACGGATGCCGGGACGACGCTGTCGGTCCGGGTCACCGCGACGCAGGCGGGCAACGCGAACGTGGGCACGGCCGACAGTGCCGGTGTCTTCGTGAAGTTCACGTCGAAGACCAGCGTGACGATGAATCGCTACGTGGGCACTTCGGCTCAGGACTACAAGGTGACCGTCAAGGTGACGCCCTCGGGCGGGGCCGCAGCGGCAGGCACGGTGACAGTGTGGGTGAACGCCAAGAAGTACTCGGGCACGCTCGCCGGCGGGACGGTGACGATCACGCTGCCGAAGCAGAGCAAGGGCATCCGCGTCGTCACGGCCGCGTACCCGGGTTCCGCCACGGTCGAGGCCTCGGCCGGGCTGTCGGGCTTCCTCGTCACCCGCTGA
- a CDS encoding siderophore-interacting protein, protein MALASRLVKPETQGLVHLTVLRREQLSPHWMRVTLGGAEIESFRAMGYDQWFRLFLPLGGDEGLDRLPAKANKMFGYLRYLRIPDGVRPVMRNYTVREYRSATDERGPEIDVDFVLHGSAEDGTAGPASRWAQTCEPGESVVVIDEGLAFNPERGTDRVVLVADETGLPAIAGICASLPSHASGLAVIEVPSAEDALEFAHPADVHVRWIVRDHGVKPGALALKALGEASLPDAPFHAYLVGEQSLPTEGRRLLVNERGVPKELVSFCGYWRVGTASPTPKSQLAATEVHS, encoded by the coding sequence ATGGCACTGGCCAGCAGACTCGTGAAGCCCGAGACACAGGGGCTGGTGCACCTCACCGTGCTGCGGCGCGAACAGCTCTCGCCGCATTGGATGCGCGTGACCCTCGGTGGTGCCGAGATCGAGAGCTTCCGTGCGATGGGCTACGACCAGTGGTTCCGGCTGTTCCTGCCTCTCGGCGGCGACGAGGGGCTCGACCGTCTGCCCGCCAAGGCCAACAAGATGTTCGGCTATCTGCGCTACCTGCGGATCCCCGACGGCGTGCGTCCCGTCATGCGCAACTACACCGTGCGGGAGTACCGGTCCGCGACGGACGAGCGCGGCCCGGAGATCGACGTCGACTTCGTGCTGCACGGATCCGCGGAGGACGGCACCGCGGGCCCCGCGTCCCGCTGGGCGCAGACGTGCGAGCCGGGCGAGAGCGTCGTCGTGATCGACGAGGGCCTCGCCTTCAACCCGGAGCGCGGCACGGACCGCGTCGTTCTCGTCGCCGACGAGACCGGCCTTCCCGCCATCGCCGGGATCTGCGCGTCGCTCCCGTCGCACGCGTCGGGGCTGGCCGTGATCGAGGTGCCGTCCGCCGAAGACGCGCTCGAGTTCGCGCATCCGGCCGATGTGCACGTGCGGTGGATCGTGCGCGACCACGGCGTCAAGCCAGGCGCACTCGCCCTGAAGGCGCTGGGGGAGGCTTCGCTTCCGGATGCCCCGTTCCACGCATACCTGGTCGGCGAGCAGTCGCTGCCGACCGAGGGCCGCCGCCTGCTGGTGAACGAGCGGGGCGTCCCGAAGGAGCTGGTGAGCTTCTGCGGCTACTGGCGCGTCGGCACCGCGTCCCCCACTCCGAAGTCGCAGCTCGCCGCGACCGAGGTGCACTCGTGA